From the genome of bacterium, one region includes:
- the nusG gene encoding transcription termination/antitermination factor NusG, giving the protein MAQVTDAPIREGELGWYVIHVFTGQEEKIKGFLEEESKRLGIADQITQVLIPKEDVIEMRDGKKKAKTRTFFPGYMLVEMILNKTTEHLILNTPQVINFVGPKNRPVPLRRHEVERILGQQDKAADTELIELPFQVGDTIKVIDGPFKDFTGVVREINMPKRKAKVMVSIFGRSTPIELDFLQISTELGTS; this is encoded by the coding sequence ATGGCGCAAGTAACTGACGCTCCGATCCGCGAAGGAGAACTGGGATGGTATGTCATCCATGTGTTCACCGGGCAGGAAGAAAAGATCAAGGGCTTCCTCGAAGAAGAGTCCAAGCGGCTGGGCATTGCTGACCAGATCACGCAGGTGCTCATCCCCAAGGAAGACGTGATCGAAATGCGCGACGGCAAGAAAAAAGCCAAAACGCGCACGTTCTTTCCCGGCTATATGCTGGTCGAGATGATTCTCAACAAGACGACCGAGCATTTGATCCTCAATACACCGCAGGTCATCAATTTCGTCGGCCCCAAGAATCGTCCCGTGCCGCTGCGCCGTCACGAAGTCGAACGGATTCTCGGCCAACAAGACAAGGCCGCCGATACCGAGCTGATCGAACTGCCGTTCCAAGTGGGCGACACGATCAAAGTTATTGACGGACCGTTTAAGGATTTCACCGGCGTCGTGCGCGAAATCAATATGCCCAAGCGCAAGGCCAAGGTCATGGTGTCCATCTTCGGACGCTCCACGCCGATCGAACTCGACTTCCTGCAGATCTCGACGGAACTCGGCACCAGTTAA
- the rplK gene encoding 50S ribosomal protein L11 — protein sequence MAKQITGFIRLQIPAAAATPAPPIGPALGQKQVNIMEFCKQFNARTEKDKGMIIPVVITVYKDKSFSFITKTPPAAILIKKAIKVERGSGEPNRNKVGTITQGAIREIAEIKMKDLNANTVEMAMRMVEGTCRSMGVNVSN from the coding sequence ATGGCAAAGCAGATTACCGGATTCATTCGTTTGCAAATTCCCGCCGCCGCCGCGACCCCCGCGCCGCCGATTGGTCCTGCGCTTGGTCAGAAGCAGGTCAATATTATGGAATTCTGCAAGCAGTTCAATGCCCGCACCGAAAAGGACAAGGGAATGATTATTCCCGTCGTCATCACGGTGTACAAGGACAAGAGCTTCAGTTTCATCACGAAGACTCCGCCCGCCGCCATTCTGATCAAGAAGGCGATCAAGGTCGAACGCGGCTCGGGCGAACCCAACCGTAACAAGGTTGGCACGATCACGCAGGGCGCTATCCGCGAGATCGCCGAGATCAAGATGAAAGACCTGAATGCCAACACTGTCGAAATGGCCATGCGGATGGTCGAAGGCACCTGCCGCTCGATGGGCGTCAACGTTTCCAACTGA
- a CDS encoding 50S ribosomal protein L1, which produces MPYSKRVKKNRGLVNRTAELPLTAAIDTLKKSAPAKFNETVEVAVRLGVDPKKADQIVRGTVTLPHGTGKTVRVVAVSKTKIAEAQEAGADHAGFEDILERIKGGWTDFDVLVASPEVMADLGKLGKILGPRGLMPNPKAGTVTPNLGNAVREVKSGKVEFRVDKYGILHLGVGRINFTAQQLFDNIEEFFKNIMRAKPATAKGVYVKSVFLTSTMGPGIRVQRTEVENAKLH; this is translated from the coding sequence TTGCCCTATTCAAAACGCGTCAAGAAAAATCGCGGGCTGGTCAACCGCACGGCGGAGTTGCCTCTAACTGCCGCCATTGACACGCTCAAGAAATCCGCACCGGCAAAGTTCAACGAAACGGTTGAAGTTGCGGTGCGCTTGGGAGTGGATCCCAAAAAGGCCGATCAGATCGTTCGCGGGACGGTGACGCTGCCCCACGGCACGGGTAAGACCGTGCGCGTCGTGGCCGTGTCCAAGACCAAAATCGCTGAAGCGCAGGAAGCCGGCGCCGACCATGCGGGCTTCGAGGATATCCTCGAACGCATCAAAGGCGGTTGGACCGACTTCGACGTACTCGTTGCGTCGCCCGAGGTCATGGCCGACCTTGGTAAGCTCGGTAAGATTTTGGGTCCGCGCGGATTGATGCCGAACCCGAAAGCCGGAACCGTGACCCCGAACCTTGGCAACGCCGTGCGCGAAGTCAAGAGCGGTAAAGTCGAGTTCCGTGTGGACAAGTACGGCATCCTGCATCTCGGCGTCGGCCGCATCAATTTCACCGCGCAGCAGCTCTTCGACAACATCGAAGAGTTCTTCAAGAATATTATGCGCGCCAAGCCCGCCACGGCCAAGGGGGTTTACGTCAAGTCGGTGTTCCTGACTTCCACGATGGGACCGGGTATCCGCGTCCAGCGTACCGAAGTCGAGAACGCGAAGCTCCACTAA
- a CDS encoding 50S ribosomal protein L10, which produces MSLAELENRTIRPEKIAKVADFRDRVGRAAGIYLTDNLGLSVEHMTELRRECFKNQVDFMIIKNTFSRRVLEEKGFAEILPHLNGPTAIAIGYEDGATPARILDKFMSTHDKLKIKGLIFDGKVLPASEMAAIKDLPTREQALSGLVGAIYGPVQGFYNVINGILRDFVSVVDQIATKKQG; this is translated from the coding sequence ATGTCTTTAGCTGAACTCGAAAACCGAACGATACGACCCGAGAAGATCGCCAAGGTCGCGGATTTCCGCGATCGCGTCGGTCGCGCTGCGGGTATCTACCTGACTGACAACCTTGGGTTGTCGGTCGAACACATGACCGAGCTGCGCCGCGAGTGCTTCAAAAATCAGGTTGATTTCATGATCATCAAGAACACCTTCTCCCGCCGTGTGCTGGAAGAAAAGGGGTTCGCTGAGATCCTGCCGCACCTGAACGGACCGACCGCCATCGCGATCGGCTACGAAGACGGAGCCACGCCCGCCCGCATCCTTGATAAATTTATGAGCACGCATGACAAGCTCAAGATCAAGGGTCTGATCTTTGACGGTAAGGTGCTGCCTGCGTCCGAAATGGCCGCCATCAAGGACCTGCCGACGCGCGAACAGGCGCTGTCGGGATTGGTCGGCGCGATCTACGGACCGGTGCAGGGCTTCTACAATGTTATCAACGGCATCTTGCGCGATTTCGTGTCCGTCGTGGACCAGATCGCCACCAAGAAGCAGGGTTGA
- the rplL gene encoding 50S ribosomal protein L7/L12 encodes MTVLELVELKKALEEKFGVTAAAPMMMGMPMMGGAAPAAAVEEKTEFDVVLLEAGSNKIQVIKVVRELTGLGLKEAKDLVDGAPKTVKEAVSKDEAAKVKAKLEEQGAKIDIK; translated from the coding sequence ATGACCGTGCTTGAGTTGGTGGAACTCAAGAAGGCGCTCGAAGAAAAATTTGGCGTAACCGCCGCCGCCCCCATGATGATGGGTATGCCCATGATGGGTGGAGCCGCGCCGGCCGCCGCTGTCGAAGAGAAGACCGAGTTTGACGTCGTGCTCCTGGAAGCCGGCTCCAATAAGATTCAGGTCATCAAGGTCGTGCGCGAATTGACCGGCCTCGGTCTGAAGGAAGCCAAAGACCTCGTGGACGGCGCGCCCAAGACCGTGAAAGAAGCCGTCTCGAAGGACGAAGCGGCTAAGGTCAAGGCCAAGCTCGAAGAGCAGGGCGCCAAAATCGACATCAAGTAA
- the rpoB gene encoding DNA-directed RNA polymerase subunit beta, with protein MRDTQRTIQRINFSKIPEVHEMPDLLEVQLKSFRDFLQADVPPNRRRAVGLEAVFRNIFPIIDNRETHILEYVEYQVERPKYEEDECRERGVTYQAALKAKLRLSSRDETSEAGAFDSTIESDVYLGNLPLMTSSGTFIINGAERVIVSQLHRSPGVFFGEDTHPNGKKIYSARIIPFRGSWIEISTDINDVLNVYVDRRKKFPATTLLRAMGYQNNRDILDLFGFVETLPTNRKDLNKEVGRRLVSDALNASTGEVVATAGAELSDELIAKLIEAGVQMVDLAKPKKKDTSYDILINTINKDKSQSSDHALEVIYRELRSGDAPDIETARKFLERLLFDEKRYDLGAVGRYRLNNKLELNVPPDCAVLTVDDIVAIMKHVLKLRVGRAAPDDIDHLGNRRVRTVGEQLANQFSVALSRMARTIKERMNLRDSNALTPQDLINVRTITSVINSFFGTNQLSQFLDMVNPLTELTHKRRLSALGPGGLTRERAGFEVRDVHYTHYGRLCPIETPEGPNIGLISSLCTYARINEMGFVETPYRVVKNAKVSKSIKFLSADEEDRVTIAQANTPINPKGEFQTERVKCRNRADFPIAHPDNIEYMDVAPSQIVSVAAALIPFLEHDDANRALMGSNMQRQAVPLLRPETPYVGTGMERKAAIDSRTMIVAPSDGVVEYVDSDRIIFRPNPTLDEEGNIVANGESVSYRLKKFVRTNQDTCINQKPSVYEGEEVKAGTTLADGCATDRGELALGRNTLVAFMPWHGYNFEDSIIVSERIVYDDIYTSINIEELELQVRETKRGEEELTREIPNVSEEAVKNLDEIGVIRIGAIVRPGDILVGKVTPKGETDLTPEDKLLKAIFGDKAGDVKDASLKAHTGMYGIVINTKLFSRKKKDAKTRKEDKKLIEDLEARFDRERQRLRKQLAEELYAVLRGHKAREIRDRDQTEILVAEGAAFSESLLQNVNIERIESGFDWTHNEGINEMIAQSFDKYRERLFEHETELKNEKYRIEVGDELPPGIVQLVRVYVAQKRKLSVGDKMAGRHGNKGVVGKVVPVEDMPFLSDGTPVDIILNPLSVPSRMNIGQLFETTLGWAAHRLGVHFATPVFDGAKTADVEEWLDRAGLPNTGKTYLFDGRTGDRFKEETAVGFMYVLKLSHLVDDKIHARSIGPYSLITQQPLGGKAQFGGQRFGEMEVWALEAYGASHILQEILTIKSDDVNGRARTYEAIVKGDNLPAPGIPESFHVLVNELRGLGIDVDLRE; from the coding sequence GTGCGCGATACGCAGCGAACCATCCAGCGCATTAACTTTTCGAAAATTCCCGAAGTTCATGAGATGCCTGACCTCCTCGAGGTCCAGCTCAAGAGCTTCCGGGACTTTTTGCAGGCCGATGTGCCGCCCAATCGCAGACGGGCCGTCGGCCTCGAAGCGGTGTTCCGCAATATTTTCCCGATTATTGACAATCGGGAAACGCACATTCTCGAATACGTCGAATACCAGGTCGAACGGCCCAAGTACGAAGAAGACGAGTGCCGCGAGCGCGGCGTCACGTATCAGGCGGCGCTGAAAGCCAAGCTGCGCCTGTCATCACGCGACGAAACCAGCGAAGCCGGCGCCTTCGATTCAACCATCGAAAGCGACGTCTATCTCGGCAACCTGCCGCTCATGACCTCGTCGGGCACGTTCATCATTAACGGCGCTGAACGCGTCATCGTGTCGCAGCTGCACCGCAGCCCGGGTGTGTTCTTCGGCGAAGATACGCACCCCAACGGCAAGAAGATCTACTCGGCGCGCATCATTCCATTCCGCGGTTCTTGGATCGAAATCTCCACGGACATCAATGACGTCCTGAACGTCTATGTGGACCGCCGCAAGAAGTTCCCCGCGACGACGCTGCTGCGCGCCATGGGCTATCAGAATAACCGCGACATCCTCGATCTGTTCGGATTCGTGGAAACGCTGCCGACCAACCGCAAAGATTTGAACAAGGAAGTTGGCCGCCGCCTCGTGAGCGACGCGCTGAACGCTTCCACGGGCGAAGTCGTCGCCACCGCGGGCGCGGAACTCAGCGACGAATTGATCGCCAAGCTGATCGAAGCCGGCGTGCAGATGGTTGACCTGGCTAAGCCCAAGAAGAAAGATACCTCGTACGACATCCTGATCAATACGATCAATAAGGACAAGTCGCAATCGAGCGATCACGCGCTGGAAGTCATATACCGCGAATTGCGCAGTGGTGACGCTCCCGACATCGAAACCGCCCGCAAATTCCTCGAACGACTGCTGTTCGATGAGAAGCGTTACGACCTCGGTGCCGTGGGCCGCTACCGCCTGAACAACAAACTCGAACTGAACGTGCCGCCGGATTGCGCCGTACTGACCGTGGACGACATTGTCGCCATCATGAAGCACGTGCTCAAGCTGCGCGTGGGCCGCGCCGCGCCGGACGACATTGACCACCTCGGCAACCGCCGCGTGCGTACGGTAGGTGAGCAGCTCGCCAACCAGTTCAGCGTCGCGCTCTCCCGCATGGCGCGCACGATCAAGGAACGCATGAATCTGCGCGACTCAAACGCGCTGACGCCGCAAGACCTGATCAACGTGCGTACGATCACGTCCGTGATCAACAGCTTCTTCGGAACCAATCAGCTTTCGCAGTTCCTCGACATGGTGAACCCGCTGACCGAATTGACGCACAAGCGCCGCTTGTCCGCGCTCGGCCCCGGCGGTCTGACCCGCGAACGCGCCGGCTTCGAAGTCCGCGACGTGCATTACACGCACTACGGCCGCCTGTGCCCGATCGAAACGCCGGAAGGTCCGAACATCGGTTTGATCTCGTCGCTGTGCACCTATGCGCGCATCAACGAGATGGGCTTCGTCGAAACGCCGTACCGCGTCGTGAAAAACGCCAAGGTGTCCAAGTCCATCAAGTTCCTGTCCGCCGACGAAGAAGACCGCGTGACCATCGCGCAGGCCAACACGCCGATCAACCCGAAGGGTGAGTTCCAGACGGAACGCGTGAAGTGCCGTAACCGAGCCGACTTCCCGATCGCGCATCCGGACAACATCGAATACATGGACGTGGCGCCGTCGCAAATCGTCTCAGTCGCCGCGGCCTTGATTCCGTTCCTCGAGCACGACGACGCCAACCGCGCGTTGATGGGCTCGAACATGCAGCGCCAGGCCGTCCCGCTGCTGCGTCCCGAAACGCCGTACGTGGGTACCGGCATGGAGCGCAAGGCGGCGATTGATTCGCGCACCATGATCGTCGCGCCGAGTGACGGCGTCGTCGAATACGTGGATAGTGACAGAATCATCTTCCGCCCGAACCCGACGCTCGACGAAGAAGGAAACATCGTCGCGAACGGCGAGTCGGTGTCGTACCGGCTGAAGAAGTTCGTGCGCACGAACCAGGACACTTGCATCAACCAGAAGCCATCGGTTTACGAAGGCGAAGAAGTCAAAGCCGGCACGACGCTCGCTGACGGCTGCGCGACTGACCGCGGTGAATTGGCGCTCGGCCGCAATACGCTGGTGGCCTTCATGCCGTGGCACGGTTACAACTTCGAAGACTCGATCATCGTCTCTGAACGCATCGTTTACGACGACATCTACACCTCGATCAATATCGAAGAGCTCGAGCTGCAGGTGCGCGAAACGAAACGCGGCGAGGAAGAGCTGACCCGCGAAATTCCCAACGTGTCCGAAGAGGCCGTCAAGAACCTCGACGAGATCGGCGTGATTCGCATCGGCGCAATCGTGCGACCGGGCGACATTCTGGTCGGTAAGGTAACACCGAAGGGCGAGACCGACCTGACGCCGGAAGACAAACTGCTCAAGGCGATCTTCGGCGACAAGGCCGGCGACGTCAAGGACGCGAGCCTTAAGGCGCACACCGGTATGTACGGCATCGTCATCAACACGAAGCTGTTCAGCCGCAAGAAAAAAGACGCCAAGACGCGCAAGGAAGACAAAAAGCTGATCGAAGATCTCGAGGCGCGTTTTGACCGCGAACGGCAGCGTTTGCGCAAGCAGCTCGCTGAAGAGCTCTACGCGGTTCTGCGCGGCCACAAGGCCCGCGAAATCCGCGACCGCGATCAGACCGAAATCCTCGTTGCCGAAGGCGCAGCGTTCAGCGAATCACTTCTGCAGAACGTCAATATCGAACGCATCGAGTCGGGCTTCGATTGGACGCACAACGAAGGCATCAACGAGATGATCGCCCAGTCGTTCGATAAGTACCGCGAACGCCTGTTCGAGCACGAGACTGAACTGAAGAACGAAAAGTACCGCATTGAAGTCGGCGATGAGTTACCCCCGGGTATCGTGCAGCTTGTGCGCGTTTATGTCGCGCAAAAGCGCAAGCTGTCGGTCGGTGACAAGATGGCCGGTCGTCACGGTAACAAGGGCGTCGTCGGTAAGGTCGTGCCCGTCGAAGACATGCCGTTCCTGTCCGACGGCACGCCGGTTGACATCATTCTGAATCCGCTGTCCGTGCCGTCCCGTATGAACATCGGCCAGCTGTTCGAAACGACGCTCGGCTGGGCGGCGCACCGTTTGGGTGTGCATTTCGCGACGCCGGTGTTTGACGGCGCAAAAACGGCCGACGTCGAGGAGTGGCTCGACCGCGCCGGTCTGCCGAATACCGGCAAGACATATCTGTTCGATGGACGCACCGGCGACCGCTTCAAAGAAGAGACCGCCGTTGGCTTCATGTATGTACTTAAACTCTCGCACTTGGTGGATGACAAGATTCACGCGCGCTCGATTGGACCGTACAGCTTAATTACGCAGCAGCCGCTTGGCGGCAAGGCGCAATTCGGCGGTCAGCGCTTCGGTGAAATGGAAGTCTGGGCGCTCGAAGCCTACGGCGCGTCGCACATCCTGCAAGAGATCCTCACCATCAAATCGGACGACGTCAACGGCCGCGCGCGGACCTATGAAGCGATCGTCAAGGGCGATAACCTGCCCGCGCCCGGCATTCCCGAGTCGTTCCACGTGCTCGTCAATGAGTTGCGTGGCCTGGGTATTGACGTGGACTTGCGCGAATAA